A segment of the Candidatus Pelagisphaera phototrophica genome:
TCCGTAAAAGTGTATGGCATGCTCCCATGTGCTCCGGCAATAATGGCCATTACAATTCCGACAATCACCGTTCGCACAGGATTGGAGAGCGGCAGCGGCGACATCGATAATGTCCTCTATCAGAACAGCACGGGGATTACGATCAACGCCAACATTAACAGCACGGGTTATGTGGCTATTTTCACTTCTACTACCTCGCTGGATTCAGGCGGTGGACAGGCCATGTTGGATGCAGAAACGGCTGGTTACCTCAATAATTTGGCCTTTGCTTTGACAGACGGCGCAAGCTTTACAAGCCTATATGCCAACCTAGATATGCTTAAAGCAGCACAAACGGCTGGAACAATCGTATTCACGGTCGATTACACTTCGTCTGCTCTCTCAACCTTTACCTCAAACCCTTTTGCCGTAACCTGGAACAGTCAGAACAAGCCCACAATTTTTGCGACGGGAGGAGCTCGGATGTCTAAGGTTACTTGGAGTACGACCCTTCCCACGGACGTAGGTGTTGAAAGTGCCAATCAATACCGGTTCGGCGGGTTGCGTCCAGCAGGGAATGTCCTCGACTCCGGCAGCACTATTATTCTCCTCAGAATAGGCTTTGGACTCATAGGATTCCTCGAACGCCGCAAGTGAGCGAAAAACCGTTACTCATACAAAATTTTTAAAGCCCGCAATCGACTGCGGGCTTTTTTTGTGTCTGCATGGGAAGGATGAGAACCACGCTATCCCTAGTCCTTACCCTGATAACATTCAATCTCAGCCTGCAGGCCAGCGATTCGCTCATCAGCACTCAGATCATCGCCTTCAAGGAAACCAGTCCCAGCGAAAGCCTCATCCTAAAGCGCTACGGCCCATCGGGTCAGGCCGGAGGCACCGCATTGCCTTGTGCCGTCTTCTTCTTCGGCGGCGGTTGGAATGGAGGCTACATCGAGCACTTCGCCCCTCAAGGGGAATATCTGGCCCAGCGAGGGATGGTGGCGATTTGCGCTCAGTACCGGACGCTAAATTCACACTCAGTGCCGCCCAACGTCTGCCTCGTCGACGCCAAGAGCGCCATTCGCTATGTGAAAGCAAATGCAGAGTCGCTTGGAATCGATCCTCACCGCCTCGCCGTCGGTGGCGGTTCTGCAGGAGGTCACTTGGCCGCGGCCACGACCTTTTGCGAAGGGTTCAACGACACCCGTGACGATAAGAAAATTTCCACCCAGGCCAACGCGCTCCTGCTTTTTAATCCCGTAATCGACAACAGCGTCAACGGCTACGGGCACGATCGCGTCCGGGAATTTTGGGAAGAGTTCTCGCCCCTCCACAACATCTCCTCGCCACCCCCAACCCTTTTTCTGTTGGGTGACAACGACAATCTCATCCCCGTGGGCACCGGAGTCGCCTTCCAAAAGGCGATCGAAGATGCCGGGGGACGCTGTGACCTCCATATTTATAAAAACGGAGCCCACGGCTTCTTCAATCCCGGCCGACCCAACGCGAACGGAAAGGAGTACTATGAGGATTGCATCAAGAAAATGGACCATTTCCTCGTCAGCCTTGGCTTTTTGAAGCCGCAGAGGTAGGGTCATCCCTCGGTTCGAATCGCTGCGGTCGCCAACTTAGGTAGGGCTGTTTATCCTTAAACAGCCGCACTGCACCGATCCTCCTGCAGTAACGGCTGACTCGGGATAGTCAGCCCTACCTGAATTCCGAATCCGATGATCCAACTAACATAGCGGTATACCGCTGTGGGACAAGCTCGTGACCCTCGGGACAAGTGCCAGCCCTAAAGTATTAATACCTGGTAGCGGCAAACTCACCCCTCAAAAGATACCTCATTTGTACCCACAATTCCGTTACTCCCCTATCCCAATCCTCCGCGAACTTCGAGTCATCAATCGAAGCAGGTGGCCAACCGCCAATCGCCAGCCAACAACTGCTAACTGCCAGCTAAAAACGGGCTTCTATGAGAGTTTCATTGAAACCTGCCGCCTAATCGCTTGTTTTATTTAAAAATCCCCGATAACTAATAATTTCATGCAGAGTATAGGCGAACGTCTGGAAGAAGCCCGCAAGCGTAAGGGCATCACGGTGAGAGAAGCATCCGAAGCGACTAAGATTCGTGGCGAGTATCTCAACAACTTCGAGGCGAACACGTTCAAGATGAATCTCCCCGACATTTATATTCGCGGATTCCTCCGTTCCTACGCCAACTACTTGAAAGTCAATTCAGACAAGGTCATCACGGACTACAACGCTCACTTGATTGGAGAAGGAAAGTCCTCTCGACGCGACGCGCGTGAATTTTTGGGGCGGCTGGAGCTGCAGCAGCAGCCTTTGGTGGCCGAAGAGGTCCAGAACCCCGGATCGGTGGACGACGGGGCGATCGAGAGCGCCAACGAGCCTTCCGAATCCATTCCAATCTGGGAGCGATTCAATATCGACAAGGATGTCGCGATCAAGATCGGGATCGCCGCCGGTCTCGCTTTGGTCCTAATCATCGTCGTTATCTGGGGATTCCTCACCTTCATGGGATCCAGCGATCCCGCACCTGATTCAAATCTCACGGAGACGCAGGCCGTCGTCGCTCCTGCAGCCAATGCAGCGGCCTTCACCCTGATCGCCAATGACGATGTTAGAGTGGAAATAAAGCAGGTGGAAGGAAACATTCCGTTGTTTTTCGCCGTATTGCCGGCAGGACAGGAGAAAGAGCTTTCCGCTTCGGGAAGCGTGCGCATCAATTATAGCGACGCCAACGCCCTTTCCATTCGCATTGGCACCAAGACCTACAAGATGCAAACGGACCGGAGCTCCATCCGCATCACTCCTGCCAACATCCTAAAGCAACAACAGGCGGGCAACTAGAACGAAGGTCTCAGCCTTCGGTTGGGCTCGTTTTCTGGGTCTATTTCTAGGGTCCAGCAAAACTTGAGGTCTGTGGCCTAAAAATGCGTTGAATCGCGCGCTGGACGTCCCCATACCAAGCAGATGAGCAAACTCACCGTTGCAATTGGCTCTGACCACGCCGGATTCACTTACAAGAAAGCGATCATCGCCCATCTTTCCCAACGAGGGCAAACTGTTAAGGACTACGGGACAGACTCAACCGAATCCTGCGACTACCCTGACTTTATTCGCCCGGTTGCAGAGGCGGTCGCTGCCGGTAAGTGCGATCGGGGAATCGTGCTCGGAGGCTCGGGAAACGGCGAGGCCATCACGGCGAATCGTGTGCCCGGAGTGCGGTGCGGCATATGCTGGAACGAGCAGCTCGCAATGTGGAACCGGTCCCACAATGACGGCAACGTGCTCGCGTTAGGTGAGAGAACAGTCACTCAGCAGGAGGCTCTTAACATTGTGGATACCTGGCTGGAAACCGAATTTGAAGGCGGCCGGCATGTCGCCCGAATCGAAAAAATCGACGCAAAACGCTACCCGTAGATAATTGAAGAAGTAAGAACGAAGATCGAGGATTGGCTTCCAAAACTAGGAGGGTTCACTACTAGCACTTCTTATTTCTGCATTCGTAACTCTTAAATCAGACAATGAAATACAGACGTCTCGGCAAGTCAGGCCTCAAGGTCAGCGAGCTTTCATTTGGCTCCTGGGTCACTTTCGGTGACCAGGTGAACAATGCGGTCGCGGAGTCTTGCCTGAAAACGGCCTACGATGCCGGTATCAATTTCTTCGACAATGCGGAGGGCTACGCGGCCGGGCAGTCGGAGGAAGTCATGGGTAGCATTCTCTCCAAGTTTGGATGGTCTCGAGACACTTTCCTCGTCTCGAGCAAAGTTTTTTGGGGTGGCGACCAGCCCAACCAGACGGGACTTTGCCGCAAACATGTCATAGAAGCCTGCAACGCAGCCCTCAAACGCCTCCGGGTCGACTACCTCGATTTGTACTATTGTCACCGTCCGGATCCAGAAACGCCCATCGAAGAGACGGTCAGAGCCATGGATACGCTTATCCAGCAAGGTAAAGTGCTCTACTGGGGCACCTCCGAATGGAGTACCGGGGAGATCATGGAAGCCTACAGTGTGGCTCGGCAATACAACTTGATCCCGCCCACCATGGAGCAGCCGCGGTACAACATGATTCACCGGGATCGGGTCGAAGGTGAGCTCACACGACTCTATCATTCAATCGGGCTTGGAATGACCACCTTCTCCCCGGTATCCGCTGGGATGCTGACCGGAAGGTACAACGAAGGAATTCCCGCCGATAGCCGACTCTCAATCGAACGCCTCGACTTTCTTCGCGAACGCTGGGAACGCCTAAAAGAAAATGGAATCGTCCCCGTGATCGAAACGCTGGAGAGTATTGCCCAAAAAATCGGCGCGAATCTCCCTCAACTGGCCGTCGCCTGGTGCCTTAAAAACGAAAATGTAAGCAGCGTCATTCTAGGCGCGTCTAAACCGGAGCAGCTCGTAAACAATTTGGCCTCGCTCGAGTTCGTCGACAGTCTCGATGACGAACTGATGGACGAGATCAACGTGGCTCTAAGCACTGTTAAGGAAATCGATGTTTAGAGATTCGATGTTTTACCGCCATGTTTTCAAAGGTAGCGGGCGATCTCCGAGCACCCCTCTCAATTCGCTCGTATGTGGGCGCTCGGAGATCGCCCGCCACCCTCTAACATCCGCTGATTTCCCAGAATTTCGAACCGGTTGCCCCACTTTGAAAAAAGTCCTCGCTCTCGCCGGGCTTTTCATCCTCCTGGCTGGTTGTCTGCAATCTGAGCCGATCCAATCTGAAACCACCACGGTCCAATTGGATACACCCTCCGCCGGCTGGCAGTTAGCCCCTCTCGAGGCATGGGAAACGGACGAAGCGATTTACTGCCTCTTCCAGTTGAGCCCTCCCCAAGGACTGTCCGCCCAAGTCATCACCTCAATCGTATCCGAAATGAAACTGCCTGCTTCGGAGAAGCTGAAAAAGCGCGTCGTCCTAGGAAAAGCGTGGAATTGGTCCTCCGCCAGCGATGTTGAATTCCCAAACTCGCTCGAAGCATTCAAGGAACAGTTGGGCGAGGGCGCAAGAAGCGTTGATCTGCTAACCCCGGAATCGTAAGTTAATCTTTCACTCATGAGCTCATCTGCAAAGAATCCCGAGGCGTTTCCGAAAACACCCGACATTCTCCTCGAGAGAGACCTCCGTATCGAAAGCAAATCGGCAACCGACGAAGACTTGCTCCTCGCCTATCGCTGGATGGTTTACAGCCGCTTCACGGACGCCCGCATTTTCGAACTCTACCGGCAGGGCAAAATGAAGGGTACGGTCACCGTGTCAGACGGGAATGAAGGCCTAGTCGCCCCGCTAGGTCTCATGATGGACAAGTCTATCGACTGTGTTTCCTGGACGCATCGTGGCATGCCCGGTCATCTCGTTTGGTCCGATCATCTCGGCGATCACGTGTGCCAGTTCCTAGGAAATTCAGGGAGCCCCACCAAAGGCCGCGAGGGGAACGCCCACCATGGCGATCCCAAGAATCGAAGCTTCCCCATGATCAGCCACCTAGGGAAGATGTCCTCCAATGTTATGGGCGGAACCGATTCCCAGCGCCGCAACGGACACAAGGCGATTGGCATCACTTTCTTCGGCGATGGGGGATCGAGCACGGGTGAGATTCACGAGAGCATGAATCTCGCGAGCGTGCTCAACCTTCCCGTGATCTTTGTAGTCGAAAACAATAATTACGCTTACTCGACGCCCCTCCACGAACAGTATGCGGGCAAACTCGTCGACCGGGCCAAGGGATACGGCATGAAAGGGATCGAGCTCGATGTCGCCAATATCGAGGAAAACCTAAAGGTATTTCAGGACGCGATCGACGAAACCCGGGAGACCTGCCGACCCATGCTGATCGAAATGCATACGCTTCGGCTACTCGGGCATGCGGGCTACGATACCCTCGACTATATCGATCCGGAGCTTACTCAAAAATGGTTCGATGAGGACTGCCTCAAAAACCTTCGTGAGCGCTTGGTCGCAAAGGGGCATGGCGACCGCATTGAGCAGGAAGAATCCCTGCTAAAGAGCTTCGTCACCGAGACCGTCAACGCCGCCCTCAAGCTGCCCATGTGCAGTCCGGAAGGACTCATCGACGATGTCTACGCGAAGACAAACCTAGAGATCGACTGGAAACCTGCCGAAGAATCCGCCACGGAAACGGTGACCTTTGCCCAGGCCATCAATCGCGCCCTGAATAAGATTTTGGCAGAATCTCCTGAATCGATCATCATGGGACAGGACATCGCCGACTATGGAGGACCCTTTAAAGTCACCAAGGGACTCTTCCAAGAGTTCGGACGTAACCGCGTAATCAATACGCCCATTTGCGAATCCGCTATGGTGGGCTACGCCACGGGCTTGGCAGTCAACGGCCATCGCCCCATCGTCGAATTCCAGTTTGCCGACTTCGCGACGGACGCGACTACGCAAATCACTCTGAATGCCGGCACCTATCACTTCCGCTCGGGAGCGAATGCCCCGCTCGTCTATCGCTTTCCCTGTGGTGGGGGGCTCACTTTTGGATCGTTCCATTCCCAAGATCTCGAAGCACTCTATCTCCATATTCCCGGAACTAAATTCCTCTACCCCAGCACCCCCCAGGATGCGTTTGACGGTCTGCTGGCTGCCTATGAAGAGGACAATCCAGTCATTTTCTTCGAGCACAAGAATCTCTACAATCTCCTCAAATCACCCATCACCTTCAACCCGAACTATAGCAATATCTGGCAGCCGGCCCTGCGACGCCAGGGAGATTACGCCACCGTAGTGACCTACGGGGAAATGACGATATGGGCCAACGAAGCCATCGAGTATTTGAAGGAAGAATACGACTTGGAGTGTGAGCTTTGGGACCTCCGAGCGCTCAACCCTCTCAATCTTCAATCCATCCAGGAATCCGTTGCGAAAACCGGCCGACTCGTCGTCATAACCGAAAGCCGCCGCAATGCTGGCTTTAGCGCGGAGCTGGTTTCCCGCATCGTCGAAAACCATTTTTTCGACCTAGAAGCCCCTCCCCTCAGAATCACATCCAAAGACATGCCGGTTCCGTTTGCTGCTGAACTGGAAGCCGACTATCGCCCCAACGCGAATAGCATCCTTGCATCCATGATAGACTGGTTAGAGGCTGAATAGTTCATGAGCGAAATGA
Coding sequences within it:
- a CDS encoding helix-turn-helix domain-containing protein, which encodes MQSIGERLEEARKRKGITVREASEATKIRGEYLNNFEANTFKMNLPDIYIRGFLRSYANYLKVNSDKVITDYNAHLIGEGKSSRRDAREFLGRLELQQQPLVAEEVQNPGSVDDGAIESANEPSESIPIWERFNIDKDVAIKIGIAAGLALVLIIVVIWGFLTFMGSSDPAPDSNLTETQAVVAPAANAAAFTLIANDDVRVEIKQVEGNIPLFFAVLPAGQEKELSASGSVRINYSDANALSIRIGTKTYKMQTDRSSIRITPANILKQQQAGN
- a CDS encoding alpha/beta hydrolase, which produces MRTTLSLVLTLITFNLSLQASDSLISTQIIAFKETSPSESLILKRYGPSGQAGGTALPCAVFFFGGGWNGGYIEHFAPQGEYLAQRGMVAICAQYRTLNSHSVPPNVCLVDAKSAIRYVKANAESLGIDPHRLAVGGGSAGGHLAAATTFCEGFNDTRDDKKISTQANALLLFNPVIDNSVNGYGHDRVREFWEEFSPLHNISSPPPTLFLLGDNDNLIPVGTGVAFQKAIEDAGGRCDLHIYKNGAHGFFNPGRPNANGKEYYEDCIKKMDHFLVSLGFLKPQR
- a CDS encoding alpha-ketoacid dehydrogenase subunit alpha/beta, giving the protein MSSSAKNPEAFPKTPDILLERDLRIESKSATDEDLLLAYRWMVYSRFTDARIFELYRQGKMKGTVTVSDGNEGLVAPLGLMMDKSIDCVSWTHRGMPGHLVWSDHLGDHVCQFLGNSGSPTKGREGNAHHGDPKNRSFPMISHLGKMSSNVMGGTDSQRRNGHKAIGITFFGDGGSSTGEIHESMNLASVLNLPVIFVVENNNYAYSTPLHEQYAGKLVDRAKGYGMKGIELDVANIEENLKVFQDAIDETRETCRPMLIEMHTLRLLGHAGYDTLDYIDPELTQKWFDEDCLKNLRERLVAKGHGDRIEQEESLLKSFVTETVNAALKLPMCSPEGLIDDVYAKTNLEIDWKPAEESATETVTFAQAINRALNKILAESPESIIMGQDIADYGGPFKVTKGLFQEFGRNRVINTPICESAMVGYATGLAVNGHRPIVEFQFADFATDATTQITLNAGTYHFRSGANAPLVYRFPCGGGLTFGSFHSQDLEALYLHIPGTKFLYPSTPQDAFDGLLAAYEEDNPVIFFEHKNLYNLLKSPITFNPNYSNIWQPALRRQGDYATVVTYGEMTIWANEAIEYLKEEYDLECELWDLRALNPLNLQSIQESVAKTGRLVVITESRRNAGFSAELVSRIVENHFFDLEAPPLRITSKDMPVPFAAELEADYRPNANSILASMIDWLEAE
- a CDS encoding aldo/keto reductase, translating into MKYRRLGKSGLKVSELSFGSWVTFGDQVNNAVAESCLKTAYDAGINFFDNAEGYAAGQSEEVMGSILSKFGWSRDTFLVSSKVFWGGDQPNQTGLCRKHVIEACNAALKRLRVDYLDLYYCHRPDPETPIEETVRAMDTLIQQGKVLYWGTSEWSTGEIMEAYSVARQYNLIPPTMEQPRYNMIHRDRVEGELTRLYHSIGLGMTTFSPVSAGMLTGRYNEGIPADSRLSIERLDFLRERWERLKENGIVPVIETLESIAQKIGANLPQLAVAWCLKNENVSSVILGASKPEQLVNNLASLEFVDSLDDELMDEINVALSTVKEIDV
- the rpiB gene encoding ribose 5-phosphate isomerase B, whose translation is MSKLTVAIGSDHAGFTYKKAIIAHLSQRGQTVKDYGTDSTESCDYPDFIRPVAEAVAAGKCDRGIVLGGSGNGEAITANRVPGVRCGICWNEQLAMWNRSHNDGNVLALGERTVTQQEALNIVDTWLETEFEGGRHVARIEKIDAKRYP